The following are from one region of the Entelurus aequoreus isolate RoL-2023_Sb linkage group LG17, RoL_Eaeq_v1.1, whole genome shotgun sequence genome:
- the LOC133632342 gene encoding LOW QUALITY PROTEIN: oocyte zinc finger protein XlCOF6.1-like (The sequence of the model RefSeq protein was modified relative to this genomic sequence to represent the inferred CDS: inserted 2 bases in 1 codon) — MRTHTDNKHSECSTKKRGKTCLSCSVCAENFTKKSSLTEHMRTHSGEKTFKCSVCGKSFSQNSSLTRHMRTHTGEKLFNCSVCGKSFSVKYRLIKHMRTHTGEQPFSCSVCGKSFSQNSHLTQHMRTHTGEKPFNCSVCSKSFSVKYRLINHMRTHTGEQPFSCSVCDKSFSQNSCLTQHMRTHTGEKPFNCSVCGKSFSQNSHLTQHMRTHTGEKPFNCSVCGKSFSVKYRLINHMRTHTGEQPFSCSVCDKSFTQNSCLTQHMRTHTGEKPFNCSVCGKSFSQNSHLTQHMRXHTGEKPFNCSVSGKSFPRYNSLCRHIRTHAVGKPFNCSVCCKRFTHNADAVKHIKTYIGK; from the exons atgaggactcacactgacaacaaacactctgaatgctctacaaagaagagaggtaaaacatgtttgagctgctcagtgtgtgctgaaaattttactaaaaagagcagtttgactgaacacatgagaacacactcaggtgaaaaaacatttaagtgttcagtttgtggcaaaagcttttctcaaaatagctctttgactcgacacatgagaacacacactggtgaaaaactatttaattgttcagtttgtggtaaaagcttttctgttaagtacCGTTTGattaaacacatgagaacacacacaggtgaacaaccattcagttgttcagtttgtggcaaaagcttttctcaaaatagccatttgactcaacacatgagaacacacactggtgaaaaaccatttaattgttcagtttgtagtaaaagcttttctgttaagtacCGTTTGATTaaccacatgagaacacacacaggtgaacaaccattcagttgttcagtttgtgacaaaagcttttctcaaaatagctgtttgactcaacacatgagaacacacacaggtgaaaaaccatttaattgttcagtttgtggcaaaagcttttctcaaaatagccatttgactcaacacatgagaacacacactggtgaaaaaccatttaattgttcagtttgtggtaaaagcttttctgttaagtacCGTTTGATTaaccacatgagaacacacacaggtgaacaaccattcagttgttcagtttgtgacaaAAGCTTTACTCAAAATAgctgtttgactcaacacatgagaacacacacaggtgaaaaaccatttaattgttcagtttgtggcaaaagcttttctcaaaatagccatttgactcaacacatgag acacactggtgaaaaaccatttaattgttcagtttctGGCAAAAGCTTTCCTCGTTACAACTCTTTGTGtcgacacataagaacacacgctgtaggaaaaccatttaattgttcagtgtgctgtaaaaggttcacacataatgcagacgcagttaaacacataaaaacatacattggAAAATAG